The genomic segment cggagatgagcgggacgtaaacatcccgcccacctccttccttccgcattgccggcgggtgccacgggacacaggtaagctgtgttcatcatccccggggtgtcacacggagcaatgtgtgctaccccgggtacgatgaacaaccggcgccatgttaaataaacaattttttaaaacttagcgacgagtacacgactcacgatttgtgagcgattctgtgtcgctcggaggtgtcacacaagacgacgtcgtgaacgatgccggatctctgtcacgaaaaccgtgaccccgacaatgcatcgcacgatagctcgtctcgtgtaaagcccgcattagagacaaaggaaaaaagcaagagcaggaaggcagcaacaaaaggacaacaagcgtTAAGATCACACCTGCACACAACAATAATAtcacaaccaccagtaagcctggataAATCCACCTCTCCCACCCAGTATAGCTGGCATCATAAGAACactgcagccagcatatataggaggagagcaaaCATGACTGTCTCTCCCATAGGGAGAATAACAAGCAGTCCAgctgattaactcttgctagcctgcccatgaaCCACCTGTATGTGAGTTGATGCCTGAGTCAccttgcgctgatcacagacattagggaagttagcaggcagagtacaGGAATCTGAAGTTTCTCAagatcctgacgccaccatgacagtcagcgatgttTGCAAAACCCTCCATGTGACAGTTGTAATAATGCTAAATATAGTGATTTTTGCATCTTCCAAATTGAACAGTTCTTTCTCCCAAAATGTATGAATTTGCAAAACTATGTAAGTCAGATATCAAGTGCATGTGTATGGAGCAGACTCATAAACAAAGCCTGCTCCATGCATGATACACCGACCTTTAATTGCCGCAGCCAGTGTTTTTTACGATTCAACTGCTTAGATGACAAGGTCAATAGTGACCACAGCATTTAAGCGGTCACATAGTGCAGGAGGACTCCCTCTGTCTCTTCATTACCCAAGCCATAATGCCATCATGGGCTGCCTATGGATTAGATacataggatatatatatatatatatcaaggaGACCGAAGACATCTATTCTCATTGAAGACTTTATTCTCATATATGAAGAAAGAACTCAAAAACACCTTCCGGAATTATTAGGTATCTGGCCTTCTGAAATTAGATCTGTTTTTTTATAGACATACATTCAAAGGAAACAGCTGCAAAAAAATCAGGTATGACATTAGCCATAAATCTCTTAATTTCCAGCTCGCCAGATAAGGAACTTGTAACAATAATCTATTTTAGAAAGTACATTGTTTGTCCTTGAATAAATCTTTAATTTTCTGCAATATTGTCCAGACAGGAGAAGAATAGATAAATAGAATAGATAAATTAAGTTTAGCTTACACTCCTCTTCTTCATACATCAGTAAATACATAAAAATGACTACAGAGAATTAAAATTACTTCTAATATTCAGCTATTAATACGAGACTAAAATTCCTATAACAATTACATTTGAATTcagcaataataaaaaaagctaAAAGCATAAGCCATAATTATATcagaattttttatatatatatatatatatatatatatatatatatatataaaatatacgtgTTTATAGGTTAAGTAAGTCAAGACTGGACAAATAGAAGAGACTCAGGGACTGCTagctgtccattggtcagtggtaaCAAAATGCTTTACCCAAGTGCTGAAAATAAACTGTATCATTCCAGAATCCATAGTTTTGTGTTAGTCTTGTTTGTATACACCAGGTGGTGGACTTTTGATGCTTCCTGGATTATGTGCCTATGTTTGGACTATTCTTTTTTGGGGACCCTAGGTCTGCACTCTTGGAGAACTGTACAAGACAGTTGACAGATATTTTCTGTAGCACGGAGTAGTGGTGGAGACGTTGTAATGCTTTCCATCAGGGGGGCGCAGGTACTCTGGAGTGGCGTAAAGTCCCTAGGTGTATTGAGGCTCTTGCCCACTAGGGTCACTAGTACCAAGGCGGGGATAGTCTGCAGAGTAGTCGGACAAGCCAAAAGTCAGAAACCGGGAGATCACaccagtacagaggagcaagagaagccaaGGTCACATGAAAGCTTGTGGTCAGTAATCCAGGAAGGTACAGTCAGGTACAGAATGGAAGCAAAGCCATGGTCAGAGAAGAAGCCAGGGTCAGAAGCCAAGAAGACATAAAGGTACAGAGAAGAGATCGAGGCCTGGGTCACAAAACAGGTCGAGGGTCAGGGAGACAGGGAGTACAGACAATACGGGAGGGACGGAGGTCAAGGAATGGGATCCAAGTTAatgggacaagatcagaacaatTCACGAaaccagaagcgcacactgcagagcagcaactattactggcggcgttccgggTGAGACAGCTCCAAGAAAAGGCAGAGTGGTCACCCGAAACAAGGCACGACCGAATAGGCCTCTCCCACCCCACCGAGGCTGAACCCGGAGAATACAGAAAACAAGAAAACATCTAGGACAAAATGGCTCTGTACAGAGCAAAGCCAAAAGTGAATCATGACACACTGTCCTCTTTCTTGTTCTGTTCTCACTTGGCTGATTCCTCCTCTACTCTGAAACCTGCCATAGAAAGTTCTCTGCTGTCACCAACTCTATTTCCGGCTTCAAGAATACAGATAGAAGCTTGGAGAAACATGGAATGATTTATGCTTCTGTGGAATAAACCTAAGGTCCATTGCATTGAATATGGCACCTGTTCTGAAGGAGTGGGATTTCACGTCGAAACACATTAATAAAGCTCCTTTTTCTTCCACTTCATGCAATGGACCTTTGGTTTATTCCAAAGTAGTGCAGTTTGACCACACATCTCCGAGCTTCTTTCTGTTACCTCCACCCTTAGGGTTCGTGTATCTTTCGGCAGCAGTTTTTGCTTCTATACTGGTTTGTGTGTCACATAACCACACAAGGTGAGTATATAAAGCTCTTTTTCACTTGTTCTtttattgggtaagaccctattgcgttgTTTCTCCACAGTATTGCGGCTTCAAGGATGTGAAATAACTGCAGTGTGCCGACTACTCAGTAGAGGAGTGGACGAACGCTGTCCTCCAGGAACCCTGCACTGGCTCTAGGGTACTTTTTTCCTCTTGATTATACCTTCTTCTCTACTCTTCCGTTACCACACCAGTTACCTGGGTATACATCACCTGATATAGAGGGGTTTCTAGTATGCTAACAAAATTGGGTCACTGTGGACTTTGCACCTTTTATCCTCTTTAGAGCTCATTCAGATTTCTGTGCACATCGGTGAGACCACAATGGATGGACTGGCTGAGGTTCTCTCGATCTGAGCATCACAGCCTATGTATAACGTAGCCTATGTATAACGTCCCTGTCACAGATGAGTGAGAGATGCAGTAATTAGGCTGTACATTTTGTGGCATTGGGGATACCTAGAGGCTGAGTGAAGTCGGGCAGGCCGGGGTCAGAACCGAgaggacacagagagacacaggaaGCAGACAGAAGAGAGGTCGTAAGACAAGCCGGAGGTTGGGTAACCAGGAGAGAATCTATGCACACGCCGATTCTGGGTGCCATTATATACAGCTTGCACCGCCAACATCTTCACAATGGCCCGTACCTTGCTGCCCACCATACAAAGCAGCCCCGCACAGACCCTCACTGCCGACCGCACAGAGCCTTGCCGCCCactgcacagagcagcaccgcAGAGAGCAAGGCCCGCACCACAGCAGACAGCATTGccttcctcctgtgacccctcaccaccaccccccggtaagctacattcggattttaagacgcatcctTCATTTTCCTCTGAAATTTtgaggaggaaaagtgcgtcttataatctgaaaaatacggtagttaaaatATGCGATAAAAGCAAGTTCAAGTCATTGCAATAAAGGCAGAACCTGTCTATGTGACAGTCAACTGCCTCTTGGAATGAAGCGTGTCCAGTTCCTACGATGGCTTGGCTTTTTCCCTTATGTCCTTTAGGAGCTACGTATATGGTAACATTGAAAGCCAGAACTTGACCTGCTAAAAAATAAGACAATGATATCCACTGAAATATTGAAAAACATGGTTCTTTGAAAGGAAAAAATATTGGCCAATGGGGAAACTTAGATccatgtggtcaaaaactaattTGTTATACATTTTCATAGCTAAGATTGTATCAATGAAGTTGTTGCTTTCCTCTGATGTCCACTATTGTTATGGtacaagttccacaattggattttCGGCAAACAGTTagccaatagggatgatcgaatacctcaaatattcggcttggcgaatattttccaaataggtcgccactattcgactattcgtgaatattcgatgtgcaatgtaagtctatgggaaacctgaataacaactattcgggcttcccatagacttatattgcacatcgaatattcgcatagcggcgagttattcgtcgaatattcgcgaagccgaacatTTGAggaattcaatcatccctattagcCAACCATTGGACAATTTCACACTAGTATGACATTACTGAGACATTCTTTACAAGATATCTTACAGGTTGAGATTTACTTTCCACTTGGAAAGTCCCACAAAACTCTTGAAGATCTTTATGGTCCTTGGTCTTGCTCGTCAGATCTTTTAGACATTAACTGAAAGCTTTTTCCAATATGTTCTGGAAAGACTTCCAGAATTTATCTCTAAAGTCCTGACCAATAAATACATACAGAAAAGGATTGATGCAACTATTCATGAAGGCCGGCAGGCTGGTGGCGATTGGAGCGACAAAGCGAAGTCCTTTATGTAGAGAATAATCAGATTCACGATGAATTGAATAAAGATCCAAGATGGAGTAAATATGATAAGGAGCCCAACAGATGAAGAAGGCAATTATGACAGCGATTATGACTTTGAAGGGCTTGGAAGAGGTGGCCATGTTCTTTCTTCTGATACGTACGGCAATCACAGAGTAACACATGACAATGATGGTGAAAGGAATACAAAATCCCACAATGAATCTTATGATCACTGTCATTTTGAGACGGTAATTAATAATTTCTTCTGAACCTTCAATATCAAAATTGTTATAACATATAACTTGTCCATCAAACTCAATGGTATGTCGAAATAAGAAATATGGTAAGCTTAATAAAATGGCCAGGATCCAAACAGTTGCGACAACGATTAAAGACAATCTTGGAGTTCGGTGGTTTCGACACCAGACCGGGAAGATGACAGAGGCACAACGGTCCATACTGATAACAGTGAGCAGGAAGACACTTGCATACAGGTTGATGAAAGCCACCATACTGTTCAACTTGCACATGAAGTTTCCAAAGAGCCAGTTGAAGTTATTGAGTATGTGGATCATGCGCAAGGGGAGAAACAATGTGAAGATGAAGTCAACAATTGCTAAGTTAAGGAACCAAGTGACGTTGACTGTCTTCTTCATCCTGAAGATTGAGAACCAGATAACCAGGCCATTACCGATCGTTCCGAATAGAAAAGTCAAAGAGTACATCGCCAAAATGAAGTAGTTTATAGAGGACATTACATTTTCTTCATCTTTATAGTCATAATAATAATCGTTGGGAGGGGTATTGAAGAGTGGACTACCGGAGGTCGGATATGCTGCTGTGTTGTTCTCCATCACTTTACTTGTGGATAGTTGGAAAGATCTTCAAAAAAAATCTACAAATGTAaatataaaaattattaaaaaaattgaaAACTACTATATGTCTATAGTACTAAGTGCTTTGGTATTTTATCAATGGACTTTATAGACCATTTCGAAAACCTTATTTTGCCAATGATTCATTTTGATATTCCATTGATTTTTGTTACCACTCTGCTATGTAAAATCTTAAGGCAACTTGTCACACAACATTATGTCTAAGGCAAATAAATTTCATATTATGCTGGAAATAGCTTAAATTAGTGACTATGAAAAGTCAACCATGACAGCCAGTGGCAGGTAGGTGCTGCTACAGCAGCTAATTGTCATGATCCAGgttggcttttccctgctgctggttacacccagctctggcctggttatgtcaggggtaccttcccttgccttgttctggatcccaggatgctatatctTGCCtcactacctatggctcagtgccagtgatatttcttccttgcagcttgtatactagctctggtgagtgttcctgatctgtcctgACTCCCTGCTACTGTGTTCTGAGATGTACCCTCTGCCATTCGTCAACCTGTcctggtccctgacttcccgctcctgtctgttgtttgtgttctcCTCTGCATACCTAATCTCCCGGCTTCagactcagttctgttttctgactttgattttgatcctccttttgcagtgactcgactttcctggctagaccctgactgtttgactactctattgccccctggtggcttccctgttaactgcctgctgaagttactctgctgtacttcagctgcattTCCGTtatagtgtttctttgtctctccttcactactctgctgccacctagtggggaatacactgtattacgtcttactagcctttgtacagcgtgacattaaTATCATGGTGTGCAAAGATGAAAGCAAATTGGAAAACGGATTGCAAAGGGAATATTgtttatgtggtgcccctgaggcttccgtcgccacaggtcattgcaccccaccagcggtgtgatgccccattctgggagaggaagagagtgaactccggtcccctggtaaatccacactacacccattgttaggtacatactgggaccagggaaagtggcaggcaaccctcccatgctgcatgctgagaggggctgtaagacccatccctgctcccatagggtggtagcttagcaactggggaggtgggaggagccaccagagagcagatagagaaaggaaggtcaagttagtttcagtttacctcagggagtgagagaagcagcatgtagttggaggagaagaacgagagaaaggagggaggaggaggcctgctgaggcaggcaaggaggagaaagaagagaaggaaagaaagggtcgcagggccgcgggtagtcctgtaggtaccacgagctgtccttgttgggtaccgaagccgagggcccagaggcgctacgagtagctgcaggctgcggtggcctggtccacagtgacatcggtggagtgattaggctgcgacaggggacggtccctagagactggaggagtgaaaagacaatctccaaacagtaaaaaccgaggcccagggacgttgtaagctcccagggccagaacccagagcagcccttcagaaaaggggtaatcagccgacaggtgaccccccagcctggaggctgtaatggaggccaagccaagtccatcttaacaaaggcaaggctagtgaagacagcagagaaagagacactaagcggagggcaccggatttcacactctgaatcacccagaagacggaggtccctgacagtggtctcagcagtccaagggtccttcctgccctgacaagaactgtgagtaaagaacttgaactgcacctctgaagttgcctcagttatttccgctgcatagacattcacgagcaccaactgtgccccgggcattgctccacctgtggggagcagtactaccattgctgccataatatcgtcccggaggcctcacacagcagcggcggcttattagccgcataccacaggtggcgtcacgaacacaaccattaacaagcaagccacatattcaactgacactcaccagggccacggagccgggcccagccaccactgactaccaccggactagtccggcccggcaccgggtgtcccacagccctggggtgggcgagtcaactttggcgtcacgaacaggatttcgtgcccggtctaaccgggtactgtgcgcctggagaaccgtgtgacagactgtgtactttactgagaaaccgccgccattagcgctgctgagagcgggaagaaggggggcgtgcaagaagaaagggcgcgaagagaagccccgcccccttgtccaagaaaagcgcgcgaagcggtgcccgccatagaaagcagaagaaaaagaagtggtgaccaaataagctggccggctggcagacggagtttaaaaagccagaccagcagacaacgaaaatgtaccttatcacaagcggagtgatgccggtcgtggtgggctgggcgccagtctggcgccagatgcaagtgcagcctccggccccgccgccgagaagggaaagggagaagccgagtggcgtggtcgagcacccgagcagtaatccagcaagcgttccccaggtcggcagcatggcagagaggctgcaggagtgtacacctgggaccgggaagatggatcccgagctggacctgctccgggaggaaatgcgaatcttggctcggagactgcgtaacctgcaagcagaggtggaccggcggagtgaaacaccgatggtgccggagagtgtgggccacaggatggaggccgcggagcagcgaccgggtgagcaatgtgaagccccgacccgtccggacccactgacccaccaagcgccaccgccctgtccctccactgtcccgcaggccttccccgccagccccgcaaatgctcggtggggcaccggaggcctgcccgaaacccccgcagacggagcctggggaggggtggaccccgaccagctagtgggccccctaccga from the Anomaloglossus baeobatrachus isolate aAnoBae1 chromosome 11, aAnoBae1.hap1, whole genome shotgun sequence genome contains:
- the LOC142256384 gene encoding chemerin-like receptor 1, with amino-acid sequence MENNTAAYPTSGSPLFNTPPNDYYYDYKDEENVMSSINYFILAMYSLTFLFGTIGNGLVIWFSIFRMKKTVNVTWFLNLAIVDFIFTLFLPLRMIHILNNFNWLFGNFMCKLNSMVAFINLYASVFLLTVISMDRCASVIFPVWCRNHRTPRLSLIVVATVWILAILLSLPYFLFRHTIEFDGQVICYNNFDIEGSEEIINYRLKMTVIIRFIVGFCIPFTIIVMCYSVIAVRIRRKNMATSSKPFKVIIAVIIAFFICWAPYHIYSILDLYSIHRESDYSLHKGLRFVAPIATSLPAFMNSCINPFLYVFIGQDFRDKFWKSFQNILEKAFS